AAGCGTAACTCCGAACTTGACGGTGCGTGCCATGGGGTCTCCTGTCCGATGAGTGGCTGTGCAGCCACTATACCGCTCCGGGCGGGTATACTGCGGATCGGCGGATCGGCGACGGGGCGGGGAGTGCAAGGGGCGGGAAACGCGATGAGCCGTGCGAAGCAACCGCGTTCCGGACCTCTGGAAATCGACTGAACTCATCGTGCATGCACGAACGCGAAGGGTATGATCGGCGCGTGAAGATTCCGAAGCAGTACATTCTGATCTCGGCCGTACTGGCGCTTTCGCTCGCTACGGCGCATTCCACCGCAGCCGAACCCGGGCTCGCTCCTCGCCAGGCGCGCATCTTCTCTCGAGTGTGTGCGCACTGCCATATGGTGCCCAGCATTGCTCCGGTGCCCGGAAGCGATGTCGAATGGGGGGAGCGACGAAAGAAGGGTTTCGAGAAGCTGGTCGCCAATGCGATCACGGGAGTCGGCAATATGCCGCCGCTCGGAACCTGCTCGTTCTGTAGTGAGGACGATATGCGCAAGCTCGTCTCATTCCTGACGGGCCTCGAAAAATGAGCGGGCTGACGCGCAGAGAGTTCGCGCACGCAGCGCTGGTCTCCGCAGCGGCGGGTCTTCTGCCCGCATGCGATCCGGCAACAACGGGACCCGCTCCGGAGTCTCCGCCGGAGTACATTCCCGGCCAGCCGCTCCCCTGGGTGAATTGGGGGGGCAATCAGAGCTGTCGCCCGCGCGAGCGCGCGGCTCCTGGAAGCGAAGACGAGTTGCGCACGCTACTTGCGCGCTCCGATGCGGGGATCGTGAGACCTGTGGGGACGGGACACTCTTTCAGTCCGCTCGTGCCCAGCGACGGAACGCTGGTCGCCAGCGATCTGCTCCACGGTCTGATCTCTAGCGATGCAAAGACTCTGGAAGCCGAGGTCTGGGCGGGAACACGCCTGCATCACCTCGGCCCCCTGCTCGCCCAAAAAGGCCAGGCGCAACCCAATCTTCCCGATATCGACTACCAGACGCTCGGCGGTGCGGTCGCGACTTCATCCCACGGAACGGGTCGCGAGTTTGGTTCGCTCTCTCACTATGTGAGCGAGTTGACCCTCGCAACACCGCAGGGGGATCTGCTCACCTGTGATTCTCGACGCAATCCGGAGATCTTTCACGCCGCGCGCTGTTCACTGGGTGCGCTCGGTGTGGTTACGCGTATGAGGATCCGCAATCGAAAGCAGATCCGACTGGTCGAGCGGGCACGTTTTGAACCCCTGGAAGACGTGCTCGAAACCATTGAAGAGAGACGCGATCGCCTGCGCCATTTCGAGTTCTACGCGTTTCCGCACTCTACGTTGTCGTTGGTGCTCGCGGTAGACGAGGCCACCGATCCCGACGAAGTCAGTTCCGAGGTCGAAGACGATCCGGATTCGATCCGTGCGTTACGCGACGCGTATCGCTGGGTCGGGCGCTGGCCGGTCATCGGGAGTTTTGCCTACGACCAGGTCCTGCGTGCGGTGGCCGCGGGAACCGAATCTGTCCGTATCGGTCCATCGCACCGAGTGCTACCGCACGTTCGCCTGTTGCGTTTCCGCGAAATGGAATACACCGTTCCCGCCGAAGTCGGACCGGACTGTCTGCGCGAGATCCTCGCGACGATCCGCGAACGCCGGATTCCGGTGGTCTTTCCGATTGAGTTCCGCTACGTGAAGCGCGATGACGTCTGGTTGAGCCAGTTCTATCAGCGAGATGGAGTTTC
This genomic window from bacterium contains:
- a CDS encoding cytochrome c5 family protein translates to MKIPKQYILISAVLALSLATAHSTAAEPGLAPRQARIFSRVCAHCHMVPSIAPVPGSDVEWGERRKKGFEKLVANAITGVGNMPPLGTCSFCSEDDMRKLVSFLTGLEK
- a CDS encoding FAD-binding protein, with the protein product MSGLTRREFAHAALVSAAAGLLPACDPATTGPAPESPPEYIPGQPLPWVNWGGNQSCRPRERAAPGSEDELRTLLARSDAGIVRPVGTGHSFSPLVPSDGTLVASDLLHGLISSDAKTLEAEVWAGTRLHHLGPLLAQKGQAQPNLPDIDYQTLGGAVATSSHGTGREFGSLSHYVSELTLATPQGDLLTCDSRRNPEIFHAARCSLGALGVVTRMRIRNRKQIRLVERARFEPLEDVLETIEERRDRLRHFEFYAFPHSTLSLVLAVDEATDPDEVSSEVEDDPDSIRALRDAYRWVGRWPVIGSFAYDQVLRAVAAGTESVRIGPSHRVLPHVRLLRFREMEYTVPAEVGPDCLREILATIRERRIPVVFPIEFRYVKRDDVWLSQFYQRDGVSISIHQFADEDYRPYFNEIEPIFWKYEGRPHWGKLHTLDAGRLEKLYPRWRDFQEVRRELDPERKLVNRHLRDVFGTPT